CAAATGATAGACCTTAACATGAAATCGCTTACACATCTTACCAAACTCTTTTTGCCTGGGATGATTAAGAACAGAAGAGGTAAAATCATGAATATAGCTTCTACCGCTGCTTTTCAGCCCGGGCCGCTAATGTCTGTGTACTACGCCACTAAACATTATGTACTCGCTTTTAGTGAAGCTATTGCTAATGAGGCTAAAGGTTTTGGCGTGAGCGTAACTGCCCTCTGCCCCGGCCCTACCGCTTCAGGTTTTCAGAATGCCGCAGCTATGGAGAACTTTAAATTGGTTAATGGCAAGAGCATGCCAAGCGCAGAAGCAGTGGCCAGCTATGGCTACCAAGCCATGATGAAAGGCAAAACTGTAGCAATACATGGTATGCAAAACCGCATTTTAGCCAAAAGTATTGCCTTTATACCCAGAAATTTCGTTACTAAGCTTGTACGTACTTTACAGGCACCTAAATAATTAATGCCATGAACGACATTTTAGAAAACAAACCACAAGAAAAGCTTTTGAATAATGCTTTTGTGGACGAGAAAAAATTTTTTTTTGATTCAGGTGCTACACTCTCTTATGAGTTCCGTGTAAAACAGCTCAACAAACTTAAAGCAGCCATTGTAGGCTATGAGTTTGAAGTTGAGCAAGCCCTTAGAGCAGACTTGCATAAGCCCGATTTTGAGGCATACACCAGTGAGGCAGCCCTGCTCTACAGCGAAATTAACCATACGCTCAAACACCTAAAAAAATGGATGAAACCGGATCGGGTAACTACACCTTTAGTGCACTTTCCTTCTACCAGCAGAGTTTACAAAGAGCCGCTGGGCGTAAACCTGATTATAGGCCCCTGGAACTATCCCTTTCAACTTCTGCTCGCTCCTTTAATTGGAGCTATTGCTGCTGGTAACACCATTGTGCTAAAACCTTCGGAGCTTACTCCTAATACTGCACGTGTTATAGAGGACATGATCAGCCGTACATTTGACAAAAATTATATTAGCGTAGTGCAGGGCGATGGTGCTGAAGTAGTACCTGAACTAATGAGCCGCTACCGTTTTGACCACATCTTTTTCACCGGCAGTGTAGCTGTAGGAAAAATAATAGGAAAGCAAGCCGCGGAGAAGCTAAGCCCGGTTACGCTGGAGTTAGGCGGCAAAAGCCCCGCAATAGTAGACAGTTCTGCCAATCTGCATGTAGCAGCCCGCAGAATTGCCTGGGGTAAGTGTTTTAATGCCGGGCAAACCTGCGTCAGTCCTGACTATGTACTGGTAGAAGAAAGCATAAAAGATGAGTTCGTTAGCTTATATCGCCAGGCGCTGGATGATTTTTATGGCGAGCTTAGCCCTGAAAATGATAATTATGCTCACATTCTCAATGAAAAAAGGTTTGACACCCTGGCGTCTTACCTATCGCAGGGAAGAATATTGCTAGGAGGTAAAGTGGACAGAGATCGTCTTTTTATCGCTCCTACCCTGATGGATGAGGTAGATATGCAGAGCCCTATTATGCAGGAAGAGATTTTCGGGCCAATCATGCCCCTAATTACATTCAGGGCTTATGATGAAGTACTGGATATCATTGCTAAAAACCCTTATCCATTGTCTCTCTATCATTTTACTACAGACAAGACCAAGGAGCGCTTTATCCGAAGAAGAGTACAGTTTGGCGGAGGAGCCGTTAATAATACAATAGTACATCTTAGCACACCAAACCTGCCATTTGGTGGCATTGGCACGAGTGGTCATGGCTCATACCATGGTAAACAGAGTTTCGATACCTTTAGCCATAAAAAAAGTATCATGAAAACAGGAACATGGTTTGACCCGCCTCTACGATATGCCCCATATACAGACTTTAAGAAAAAAATAGCTGCTACCTTTATGTAAGGCATCCCTATCCCCGATCTCTGGTCGGGGTTTTTCTTTTTTTTGACATACTCTTCTAGCTAATTGCTCTGTACTGGCACATTCATATCAGCATATCATTTGGTATGTTCATGAAAACAAAATTATATTTTATGCTTGTTGCTCAATGCCAATTTTTTTATTTTGAGAAAATCTCATGGCTAAACAACAGCATTTACTCCCTAACACTGTCCGTTCGGAAGCAGCTACACCAACTACTTTATGGCTCTCTTTAAAAGGGGGTAAGAGTGAAGCCCTTGCCGAAATTTATGAAGAACATATAGACGAAATGTTCCGCTTTGGTATGGCACTAAAGCCCAATAAGAGTTTTATCAATGATTGTATACAAGAAGTCTTTGTAGAGCTCTGGAAGTACCGACACAGCCTCTCTCCTACAAATAACATCAAGCTTTATCTTTTTAAGTCTTTAAGAAACAGGATATACCATAACCTAAAACTAGAAAACCGACAGCTTAGTGATGACTACATTACGGATACCATATTAGTCCCTTCTCATGAACAGTTAATTATTAATGCACAAAGAGATCAGGAATTGCAGAAAAAGCTAGCAATATCTATAGACAAATTGCCCCTAAGACAAAAGGAAGTCATCCACTACTTATTTTTTGAAAAGTACTCTTACGAAGAAACCTCTCACCTGATGTCCATTTCTATTCGGGCTGCCTATATGTTAGCCTGGAAAGCCATTTCTTCGCTGAGGAAAAGCATGAAGTGCACTGCATGGCTACAGCTATGTTTCTATTTACACCTATTAAACTAAACACTTTGCTGAGTTGATACCTGCATTATAGCCTGGAAAAGCATTTTTTTTAGTTTTTCATAAAATTTAAAAAAAATACAACATCAGGCGTATAAAAAATCAGCCTTGCTCTCTTATGTAGGTATAAGAGACAAGCTATGGACTACCGCAACTACTCAGTTGAAGATTTTATACTGGATGCACGCTTTAGAAAGTGGGTTTTAAAGCCAGACCCTGAGATTAACCTTTTTTGGGAAAACTGGCTGGCCCGTCACCCCCACCGCTGGAAAGATCTTATTGAAGCCCGAAAACTGCTACTTAATTTATCAACCTACGAACACGAAATCAGTAGCAAAGAAAAGCAAAACTTATGGGCAGGCATTAGCAAGCAAATTGATGAGGAAGCGCAACCTCAGGAAAAACCTACCATTCCTATACACTCTGAAAGCGTTCTACAACGCTACGAGGAAAGCCATTCGTCTACTCAGTCATACTGGTGGCTAAAGATTGCAGCAATCATTGTATTTACTCTTGGAGGAGTACTTTTATTAGACCTTAACAACTCTCCTCAGACCGACCAAGCTCAACCCATTGTGATGACTGAAAAATCAACTGAATGGGGAGTTAAGTCACATATTACGCTAAAAGATGGCACCCGTGTAGTCCTCAATGCAGGAAGCACGCTAAGCTACCCTGAAGACTTTAAGGAGCGTAAAGTATACCTACAGGGTGAGGCTTATTTTGAGGTGGTAAAAGATCCTTCACGCCCTTTTACTGTACACTCAGGCAATACACTCACCACGGTGCTGGGCACTACTTTTAATATTTCTGCTTACCCTGAGCATGCTGAGATTAATATCGCTTTACTGGAAGGTAAAGTAAAAGTTGAGAAGGAAAATAAGGATGACGGTGAAGCTGAGTCAGGCTTATTTCTTCAGGCAGGAGAAATGGCTACCTACCAAAGTCAGCAGGCTCAATTCAACAAAAGTACTTTTAATACAAAAGCCATGACAGCCTGGACGCAGGGAATACTGTACTTTCAGCAAGCCAGTGAGCGGGAGGTTTTTAGCAGGCTGGAAAAATGGTATGGTGTAGAGATAGAAGCTGATAGCAGTCCAAAACCCTGGAGCTACTCAGCAGAATTTGAAAAGGAAAGCCTGGAGAATGTGCTTTTTGCTATGAGTTATAGCATGAACTTCACCTACCGCATTCAAGATGCCAAAGTAAAAATTGAATATCAGAAATAGAGTTTAGAACGCCGTTTACCAACGCATTATAAAATTACACATAGTCTAACTAACCTATAATTTATGCATATGAAAAACAAATATCTACGTAAAGCACTGTGGGCTTCACGGATATTGCTCGCTTCTTTTTGCATGCAGCTCTGTATGAGCTTAACTGCAATAGCTACGGAGAGCAATGCTCAAGATGCTAAAAGTGTATCCAAAGTTATCCTGACAATTGACTTTCAGGATGAGGCCCTGGGCCATGTATTTAATCGCATTGAAAAGCAAACCTACTTTCGTTTTGCCTACAATGAAGAAGATGTAGAAGACAAAGGTACATTTAGTGGTACATACACTAAAACCAGCCTGTACGATATTTTGATGGATATATCCGAGCAAAAAGGACTCAAATTTCGTCAGGTAAATAAAAGTATCAATGTAGCCCTAGCTCCTGAGAAAAAAGAAGCAGTGGAACAAGCTCCGGTGCTTGCGGATATTAAAGTAAGCGGTAGAGTTACTGATGATAGCAACCAAGCCCTGCCAGGAGTATCTGTAGTGGTAAAAGGCTCTACGCGGGGCACTACAACTGATATAGATGGAAACTATAGCCTTGACGCACCGGAGAACGGCACACTAGTCTTTAGTTTTGTAGGGATGCAAACCCGCGAAATTGCCGTCAACGGAAGGTCTACCATAGATGTACGCCTTCAGTCAGATATTTCCAGCCTAAACGAAGTAGTAGTCACCGCACTTGGAATTACCAGAAGTGAAAGATCTTTGGGCTATGCTACTCAGGAAGTGAAAGGTGAAAACCTAACTTATACTAAGGAACAAAACCTGATTGGCTCCCTGGCAGGAAGAGTAGCAGGAGTACAGGTTACTGGTTCTAGTGGCGCAAGTATGGGAGGTACCCAAAAAATTAAGATAAGAGGGGTAAATTCTCTGAGCGGCAATGATCAGCCTCTTATTGTATTAGACGGTACACCTATGGCAAACAGTAACTTTGCAGGCAGAAACGGGGCAGATTATGGTAATATTATTCAGGATATAAACCCTGATGATATTGCATCTGTTAATGTGCTTAAAGGACCAGCAGCATCTGCTCTTTATGGTCTACGCGGCCAACATGGGGTAATCATGATCACCACTAAAAAAGGACAGCAGGGAGACCAAAAGGTGAGCGTAGAATATAGCGGAGCTTTCTCCGTAGAGAAAACTGGTAACTTTATGCCTCTGCAAAATATTTATGGAGGGGGTAGCCGACAGTCATTCAGCACTTTAGATGATGGCACTCCCTATGCTAATACTAGTGTGGACGAAAGCTGGGGCCCTAAAATGGATGGTACTCCGGTACGTCAGTTTTACAGTTTTTTCCCTCAGGATCCAGACTATGGCAAGCTAACTCCCTACCTGCCTCAGCCTGATAATATTAAAGATTATTACGAGTTGGGCACTACACTAAATAATACTATAGCTGTAAACGGTGGTAGCGAAAGCTCTTCTTTCCGTCTAAGCTATAACCATACTGATATCCAGGGGGTAGAGCCTAATACCTGGCTCAAGCGTAACAATTTAAGCTTTAATGGCTCGCTGGATATCGTAGAAAAGCTGAAACTTACCACCAGCCTCAACTACGCTAATAATGCGGCGCAACGTCCGCCACAAGGCTACGACTATGGCTCTACTTACCTCACACAGTGGTTCCAGCGCAGTGTAGACATGAACAAACTTAAGAACTATCGCTACCCCGATGGTACTTACCTCCATTGGAATTTGCGTAGCCCTTCTGGTGATGGGGTAATTAACCCTGACCCTTTATACTGGAACAACCCCTATTTTGACGCTTATGAAAGCTACTCTCAGGACAGCCGGGATCGTTATTTTGGTAATGTAGGACTTACTTACCAACTCTTACCCGAACTGAGTGTAAGCGGACACATCCGCTCAGATATGTTTACCCAAAATATAGACAAACGTACTGCTGCCGGCGGTAGAGAGTTGGAAGGTTATTGGGTAGGTAAATACCAAAATCAGGAAGTGAATTATGAATTTTTAGCACAGTACACTAAGTATTGGGGTAAATTTTCGCTTAACGCAAACCTGGGAGCTAACCTGCTAACTCAAGAGTACTCCTACCTGCGCCAGCAAACAGAAGGGGGGCTATCCACACCGGGCTTTTACAATATAGCTGCTTCAGTAGACAGACCATCCACCACATCTTACCTGCGCAAAAAGGAGATCAGAAGTCTTTTTGGGATGGTATCATTAGGCTATAATGATATCTGGTTTGTAGATGCATCCTTAAGAAATGATAACTCTTCTACCCTCCCGGAAAACAACAATTCTTACTGGTACCCTTCTGTATCGGGTAGTGCGCTCTTTAGTGAGCTGCTAGACTGGGAACCATTAAGTCTGGGGAAACTAAGGCTAAGTTATGCTCAGGCAGGCTCAGACCTTTCGCCTTACCAGACAGCACAGTATTACGGTATTGGAAATGTGTATGCTACCGACTCCCGCACCATCAATACATTATACGTACCAGACGAACTCAACAATCCAGACATTAAACCTTCGTTTAGCCATTCCATAGAAGGAGGAATTGACCTTAGGTTTTTCCAAAACCGCTTGGGCATTGATTTCACCCTCTATCAGCAGCGAAATAGAAACCAGATATTATCCTTACCTGTATCTGGAGCCAGCGGATATACTT
This window of the Porifericola rhodea genome carries:
- a CDS encoding RNA polymerase sigma factor → MAKQQHLLPNTVRSEAATPTTLWLSLKGGKSEALAEIYEEHIDEMFRFGMALKPNKSFINDCIQEVFVELWKYRHSLSPTNNIKLYLFKSLRNRIYHNLKLENRQLSDDYITDTILVPSHEQLIINAQRDQELQKKLAISIDKLPLRQKEVIHYLFFEKYSYEETSHLMSISIRAAYMLAWKAISSLRKSMKCTAWLQLCFYLHLLN
- a CDS encoding aldehyde dehydrogenase; its protein translation is MNDILENKPQEKLLNNAFVDEKKFFFDSGATLSYEFRVKQLNKLKAAIVGYEFEVEQALRADLHKPDFEAYTSEAALLYSEINHTLKHLKKWMKPDRVTTPLVHFPSTSRVYKEPLGVNLIIGPWNYPFQLLLAPLIGAIAAGNTIVLKPSELTPNTARVIEDMISRTFDKNYISVVQGDGAEVVPELMSRYRFDHIFFTGSVAVGKIIGKQAAEKLSPVTLELGGKSPAIVDSSANLHVAARRIAWGKCFNAGQTCVSPDYVLVEESIKDEFVSLYRQALDDFYGELSPENDNYAHILNEKRFDTLASYLSQGRILLGGKVDRDRLFIAPTLMDEVDMQSPIMQEEIFGPIMPLITFRAYDEVLDIIAKNPYPLSLYHFTTDKTKERFIRRRVQFGGGAVNNTIVHLSTPNLPFGGIGTSGHGSYHGKQSFDTFSHKKSIMKTGTWFDPPLRYAPYTDFKKKIAATFM
- a CDS encoding SDR family NAD(P)-dependent oxidoreductase, coding for MNHTALITGASGGIGKALARIHASKGRDLVLVARNNDKLEALKNELEADFQVKVLVIASDLAKREAPKQIFDTIQTQHIAIEYLINNAGFGDYGFFHESDWKKEEQMIDLNMKSLTHLTKLFLPGMIKNRRGKIMNIASTAAFQPGPLMSVYYATKHYVLAFSEAIANEAKGFGVSVTALCPGPTASGFQNAAAMENFKLVNGKSMPSAEAVASYGYQAMMKGKTVAIHGMQNRILAKSIAFIPRNFVTKLVRTLQAPK
- a CDS encoding FecR family protein, producing MDYRNYSVEDFILDARFRKWVLKPDPEINLFWENWLARHPHRWKDLIEARKLLLNLSTYEHEISSKEKQNLWAGISKQIDEEAQPQEKPTIPIHSESVLQRYEESHSSTQSYWWLKIAAIIVFTLGGVLLLDLNNSPQTDQAQPIVMTEKSTEWGVKSHITLKDGTRVVLNAGSTLSYPEDFKERKVYLQGEAYFEVVKDPSRPFTVHSGNTLTTVLGTTFNISAYPEHAEINIALLEGKVKVEKENKDDGEAESGLFLQAGEMATYQSQQAQFNKSTFNTKAMTAWTQGILYFQQASEREVFSRLEKWYGVEIEADSSPKPWSYSAEFEKESLENVLFAMSYSMNFTYRIQDAKVKIEYQK
- a CDS encoding SusC/RagA family TonB-linked outer membrane protein, producing the protein MKNKYLRKALWASRILLASFCMQLCMSLTAIATESNAQDAKSVSKVILTIDFQDEALGHVFNRIEKQTYFRFAYNEEDVEDKGTFSGTYTKTSLYDILMDISEQKGLKFRQVNKSINVALAPEKKEAVEQAPVLADIKVSGRVTDDSNQALPGVSVVVKGSTRGTTTDIDGNYSLDAPENGTLVFSFVGMQTREIAVNGRSTIDVRLQSDISSLNEVVVTALGITRSERSLGYATQEVKGENLTYTKEQNLIGSLAGRVAGVQVTGSSGASMGGTQKIKIRGVNSLSGNDQPLIVLDGTPMANSNFAGRNGADYGNIIQDINPDDIASVNVLKGPAASALYGLRGQHGVIMITTKKGQQGDQKVSVEYSGAFSVEKTGNFMPLQNIYGGGSRQSFSTLDDGTPYANTSVDESWGPKMDGTPVRQFYSFFPQDPDYGKLTPYLPQPDNIKDYYELGTTLNNTIAVNGGSESSSFRLSYNHTDIQGVEPNTWLKRNNLSFNGSLDIVEKLKLTTSLNYANNAAQRPPQGYDYGSTYLTQWFQRSVDMNKLKNYRYPDGTYLHWNLRSPSGDGVINPDPLYWNNPYFDAYESYSQDSRDRYFGNVGLTYQLLPELSVSGHIRSDMFTQNIDKRTAAGGRELEGYWVGKYQNQEVNYEFLAQYTKYWGKFSLNANLGANLLTQEYSYLRQQTEGGLSTPGFYNIAASVDRPSTTSYLRKKEIRSLFGMVSLGYNDIWFVDASLRNDNSSTLPENNNSYWYPSVSGSALFSELLDWEPLSLGKLRLSYAQAGSDLSPYQTAQYYGIGNVYATDSRTINTLYVPDELNNPDIKPSFSHSIEGGIDLRFFQNRLGIDFTLYQQRNRNQILSLPVSGASGYTSTIINAGLIENKGFELTLSADPIRSGKFNWNTNFNISRNRSMVKELYSEGNTDINNYEIASNTYSRVTSSVNAQVGEPYGTLIGQAYARDEASGMILLDEDNLPLFEPNHNFGSVLPDFTGGFQNTFTYGPFSFSALIDFQVGGQFFSWTQMLAVKTGQAVETAATNDRGNNVRDPLDEGGGVKVHGISEETGEEVTAYVDARSYFRTRLGTQIYEEWLYDASYIKMREMRLAYAFSKERLASLPFSSLSVGLIARYPFMIYQEAPKGVDPSELSTGGSPVSWLETGQLVTTRSYGISVNVTF